Proteins encoded together in one Aurantiacibacter aquimixticola window:
- the pstA gene encoding phosphate ABC transporter permease PstA: protein MSDAATIDATPPASAPTRTAAFEARLKKRYAAERRFKALGLSAIIFSISVLIFLLATMTLNGLGGFQRAEMQVPIDFPQMGLSVSPTLEEETEIARALQGQGLVEVVQFSADEALGADAAEHLNAEAWRIVAQEVAANPGLLRQETTFWLPTDEDLASAYSGDGQTALQPLAQELSERGVLEEKFDFGFLSRADATDPQLVGIWGALKGSILTMIVTLLLAFPIGVLAALYLEEYAPKNRWTDLIEVSINNLAAVPSIIFGLLGLAVFLAIFPSYRSAPLIGGMTLALMTMPVIVISGRNAIKAVPPSIRDGALAVGASPVQVVFHHVLPLALPGILTGTIIGMARALGETAPLLLIGMRAFVSSPPSGFTDNATVLPMQIFLWSDEIDRGFVERTSAAIIVLLVFLLLMNGLAIYLRNRFEKKW from the coding sequence ATGAGTGACGCAGCCACCATCGATGCCACGCCGCCCGCCAGTGCGCCGACGCGCACCGCAGCGTTCGAAGCGCGGTTGAAGAAGCGCTACGCCGCGGAGCGCCGGTTCAAGGCGCTGGGCCTGTCGGCCATTATCTTCTCCATCAGCGTTCTGATCTTCCTGCTCGCCACCATGACGCTGAACGGCCTCGGCGGTTTTCAGCGGGCGGAAATGCAGGTGCCGATCGATTTCCCGCAAATGGGCCTCAGCGTCAGCCCGACGCTGGAGGAAGAGACCGAAATCGCGCGCGCCCTTCAGGGACAGGGATTGGTCGAAGTGGTGCAGTTCTCTGCCGACGAAGCGCTGGGCGCGGACGCAGCCGAGCATCTCAACGCGGAAGCCTGGCGCATCGTCGCGCAGGAAGTCGCAGCCAACCCCGGGCTGCTGCGTCAGGAAACGACGTTCTGGCTGCCGACCGACGAAGATCTTGCTAGCGCCTATTCTGGAGATGGCCAGACGGCGTTGCAGCCGCTAGCGCAGGAACTGTCCGAGCGCGGCGTTCTGGAAGAAAAATTCGACTTCGGATTCCTGAGCCGGGCCGACGCCACCGATCCGCAGCTGGTCGGCATCTGGGGGGCGCTCAAGGGGTCGATCCTGACGATGATCGTCACGCTGCTGCTCGCCTTTCCGATCGGCGTACTGGCTGCACTTTATCTCGAGGAATATGCACCGAAGAATCGGTGGACCGACCTTATCGAGGTATCGATCAACAATCTGGCGGCCGTCCCTTCGATCATTTTCGGCCTGCTCGGCCTCGCCGTGTTCCTGGCCATTTTCCCGAGCTATCGCTCCGCTCCGCTAATCGGCGGCATGACGCTGGCGCTGATGACCATGCCGGTAATCGTGATCTCCGGACGCAACGCGATCAAGGCGGTGCCGCCGAGCATTCGGGACGGCGCGCTCGCCGTAGGCGCTTCGCCGGTGCAGGTGGTGTTCCACCACGTCCTGCCACTCGCCCTGCCCGGCATCCTGACCGGCACCATCATCGGCATGGCGCGCGCGCTGGGCGAAACAGCCCCGCTGCTGCTGATCGGCATGCGGGCTTTCGTCTCCTCACCGCCTAGCGGGTTCACCGACAACGCCACGGTACTGCCGATGCAGATCTTCCTGTGGTCCGATGAAATCGACCGTGGCTTCGTTGAGCGCACCAGTGCGGCGATTATCGTGCTATTGGTATTCCTCCTGCTGATGAATGGCCTCGCCATTTATCTTCGCAACCGCTTCGAGAAGAAATGGTGA
- the pstB gene encoding phosphate ABC transporter ATP-binding protein PstB yields the protein MQARDVSVFYGKKKAIDEVSVDVFTEHVTAFIGPSGCGKSTFLRALNRMNDTIPSASVTGTIELDGEDIYASGMDVVQLRARVGMVFQKPNPFPKSIYENIAYGPKIHGLAEGKAELDTIVEKSLRRAGLWDEVKDRLQDSGTALSGGQQQRLCIARAIAVDPEVILMDEPCSALDPIATAKIEELIDDLRGRYAIVIVTHSMQQAARVSQRTAFFHLGHLVEYGHTSDIFTNPQQQRTQDYITGRYG from the coding sequence ATGCAGGCGCGCGACGTCTCCGTCTTCTACGGCAAGAAGAAGGCAATCGACGAGGTTTCCGTCGATGTGTTCACAGAACACGTCACTGCGTTCATCGGCCCGTCGGGCTGCGGCAAATCGACCTTCCTGCGCGCGCTCAACCGCATGAACGACACGATCCCCTCGGCCAGCGTGACCGGCACGATCGAATTGGATGGCGAAGACATTTACGCCAGCGGCATGGACGTGGTGCAATTGCGCGCCCGCGTCGGGATGGTTTTCCAGAAGCCCAATCCATTCCCCAAATCGATTTACGAGAATATCGCCTACGGCCCGAAGATCCATGGCCTGGCCGAAGGCAAGGCGGAACTCGACACCATCGTCGAGAAGAGTTTGCGCCGAGCGGGCCTCTGGGACGAGGTGAAGGACCGGCTGCAGGATTCGGGCACAGCACTGTCGGGCGGCCAGCAGCAGCGCCTGTGCATCGCGCGCGCGATTGCGGTGGATCCCGAAGTTATCCTGATGGACGAGCCCTGCTCCGCACTGGACCCCATCGCCACCGCCAAGATCGAGGAACTGATCGACGATCTGCGGGGACGATATGCTATAGTCATCGTGACGCACTCGATGCAGCAGGCCGCGCGCGTGAGCCAGCGGACCGCGTTTTTCCACCTCGGCCACCTGGTCGAGTATGGACATACGTCGGACATATTCACTAATCCGCAGCAGCAGCGCACGCAGGACTATATCACCGGAAGGTATGGATAA
- the mltG gene encoding endolytic transglycosylase MltG, translated as MKRLLAAFVALGVLAVVAVGGWFAAGWYGSSEVEEETAFIVPSGSSLTSVAKKLQEEGHIVSSDGFLLRAKVLGGSDPIKAGEFLLPKGASPSKILDTFQHGDVIRRFVTIPEGTPSVIVHDILMAEDLLVGEIPVPEEGSVLPESYDFERGEERIAVLARMRRAMDETLAELWPQRSQNTVVSSPEEAVVLASIVEKETGVPEERRMVAGLYSNRVRQGIMLQADPTIIYPITRGRPLGRRIRQSEIQAINDYNTYSMVGLPRGPITNPGRASIEAVLNPADTDAIYMVADGSGGHEFNTTLQGHNEAVERWFALRRERGEM; from the coding sequence ATGAAAAGATTGCTCGCGGCTTTTGTCGCGCTGGGTGTCCTGGCCGTGGTGGCGGTCGGCGGCTGGTTCGCTGCGGGCTGGTATGGCAGTTCCGAAGTGGAGGAAGAAACCGCCTTCATCGTGCCGAGCGGCTCCTCACTGACTTCCGTTGCGAAGAAGCTGCAGGAAGAGGGCCATATCGTCTCCTCCGACGGTTTCCTGCTGCGGGCAAAGGTGCTTGGCGGCAGCGACCCGATCAAGGCGGGCGAATTTCTGCTGCCCAAGGGCGCGAGCCCGTCGAAAATCCTCGACACTTTCCAGCATGGCGACGTCATTCGCCGCTTCGTGACGATTCCGGAAGGCACGCCCTCGGTGATCGTGCACGATATCTTGATGGCGGAAGACCTGCTGGTCGGCGAAATTCCGGTGCCGGAGGAAGGCTCCGTCCTTCCCGAAAGCTACGATTTCGAACGCGGGGAGGAGCGCATTGCCGTGCTCGCCCGGATGCGCCGGGCAATGGATGAGACGCTGGCCGAACTCTGGCCGCAGCGAAGCCAGAATACCGTTGTCAGCAGCCCGGAAGAAGCCGTCGTGCTCGCCAGCATTGTCGAGAAGGAAACCGGCGTCCCCGAAGAGCGACGCATGGTCGCCGGCCTGTATTCCAATCGCGTGCGGCAAGGCATCATGCTGCAGGCCGATCCGACGATCATTTATCCGATCACTCGCGGTCGTCCGCTCGGCCGCCGCATTCGCCAGTCGGAGATCCAAGCCATCAACGACTACAACACCTACTCCATGGTCGGCCTGCCGCGCGGCCCGATAACCAATCCCGGTCGCGCGAGTATCGAGGCGGTGCTCAACCCGGCGGATACGGATGCGATCTACATGGTGGCGGACGGCAGTGGCGGCCATGAGTTCAACACCACGCTACAAGGCCACAACGAGGCGGTCGAGCGATGGTTCGCGCTGCGCCGAGAGCGCGGAGAGATGTGA
- the phoU gene encoding phosphate signaling complex protein PhoU, with translation MSLEHTVKAFDEDITRLRGLIAEMGGLAELAISEALSALVSGDEELGKAVVERDGRLDALEAEVDAMAVRILALRAPMADDLREIVAALKISGVVERIGDYAKNIAKRIGKIEGRSTFEPLTLLPAMGEVAAEMVHDVLTAYAARDPVLAREVIERDEKVDAFYDSIFRNVVSHMVENPKTISSAAQLLFVARNIERIGDHATNVAEMVHYSATGSYPDDIER, from the coding sequence ATAAGCTTGGAACACACGGTCAAAGCCTTTGACGAGGACATCACCCGGCTTCGCGGCCTGATCGCGGAGATGGGCGGTCTGGCGGAACTTGCCATCAGTGAGGCCCTGTCCGCCCTCGTCTCGGGCGACGAGGAACTTGGCAAGGCCGTGGTGGAGCGCGACGGTCGTCTCGATGCGCTCGAGGCGGAAGTGGACGCGATGGCCGTCCGCATCCTCGCCTTGCGTGCACCGATGGCGGACGATCTTCGTGAAATCGTCGCCGCGCTGAAAATTTCGGGCGTGGTCGAGCGGATTGGCGATTACGCGAAGAACATCGCCAAGCGCATCGGCAAGATCGAGGGCCGCTCGACATTCGAGCCGCTGACGCTGCTTCCCGCAATGGGCGAAGTGGCCGCCGAAATGGTGCATGACGTGCTCACGGCCTATGCCGCACGCGACCCCGTGCTGGCGCGCGAAGTCATCGAGCGGGACGAAAAGGTCGACGCGTTCTACGACAGCATTTTCCGTAATGTCGTCAGTCACATGGTCGAGAACCCTAAGACGATTTCGAGCGCGGCGCAGCTGCTCTTCGTTGCTCGAAATATCGAGCGGATCGGCGATCATGCGACCAATGTTGCGGAGATGGTTCACTATTCCGCGACCGGAAGCTATCCTGACGATATCGAACGCTGA
- a CDS encoding extensin family protein, with the protein MKRKWPKARPFDTRLAWLLALFALAVAGRAWLAENPQHNPWAPLDLREPRGWATGAKLASLRGDPQECQAVLERSEVGFTALPATGEGECRREDRLIPADLSLAPADPQMTCSVAAGLAIWLDQDVQPLARELLGSPVARIDQIGTYSCRRMYGSDSGRWSEHATGNAIDIAGFVLEDGSRISLLGDWGGDDAKAQFLRGVRDAACDSFGTVLSPDYNAAHADHFHFDQGRGVIGGACR; encoded by the coding sequence GTGAAGCGCAAATGGCCGAAGGCCCGGCCCTTCGATACGCGCCTGGCCTGGTTGCTCGCGCTATTCGCGCTGGCGGTGGCAGGGCGCGCATGGCTTGCCGAGAATCCGCAGCACAATCCATGGGCTCCGCTCGACCTGCGCGAACCGCGTGGCTGGGCGACGGGCGCGAAGCTGGCGAGCCTGCGTGGCGATCCGCAGGAATGCCAGGCCGTGCTGGAGCGCAGCGAAGTGGGTTTCACCGCGCTACCCGCCACGGGAGAGGGTGAATGCCGCCGCGAGGATCGGCTGATCCCCGCGGACCTCTCGCTCGCTCCCGCCGATCCGCAAATGACGTGCAGCGTGGCAGCCGGGCTCGCCATCTGGCTCGATCAGGATGTGCAGCCTTTGGCGCGTGAATTGCTCGGTTCTCCAGTCGCGCGCATCGACCAGATCGGCACCTATAGCTGCAGGCGCATGTATGGCTCCGATAGTGGCAGGTGGAGCGAACATGCCACGGGCAATGCAATCGATATCGCGGGGTTCGTGCTGGAGGACGGCAGCCGGATCAGCCTGCTCGGCGACTGGGGCGGAGACGATGCCAAGGCGCAATTCCTGCGCGGTGTGCGCGATGCGGCGTGCGATAGCTTCGGCACTGTCCTTTCACCAGACTACAACGCCGCCCATGCCGATCATTTCCATTTCGACCAAGGCCGCGGCGTCATCGGCGGAGCCTGCCGTTAG
- the pstC gene encoding phosphate ABC transporter permease subunit PstC, whose protein sequence is MSPVIPLLLALGLGLAGWLVARARAWTFKRAAPQGRLASLPTYHAWYAALWIAVPMLLFFLAWDYVCSQLIVAHVLASPEAQSLPEFGLRRGTILNEAYALATGDAQRVLNEESRALAEPFREAISRYNLIGIVIGLVIAGAGAAYAFLRLKPDFTARTRVERLVLIALLLASLVAILTTLGIFVTLVFETIRFFGMVSPLDFLFGLQWNPDPMSNAANPDGDRYGAIPLFWGTLFIGAIIAMIVAIPLGMMSAIYLTQYANPKVRQWVKPALEILAGVPTVVYGYFAALTIAPAIRDFAITLGATNPSSESALAAGLVMGVMIIPFVSSMADDSIAAVPQAMRDGSLAMGATTNETIRRVLVPAALPGIVGGVMLAISRAIGETMIVVMAASTAANLSANPLESMTTVTVQIVALLTGEGSFDHPATLAAFALGFVLFLVTLALNFIALRVVKRFREAYE, encoded by the coding sequence ATGTCACCAGTCATACCGCTCCTCCTGGCCCTTGGGCTCGGGCTTGCCGGTTGGCTGGTGGCACGCGCACGGGCCTGGACCTTCAAGCGAGCCGCTCCGCAAGGGCGGCTCGCTTCGCTTCCCACTTACCACGCCTGGTATGCCGCGCTGTGGATCGCGGTGCCGATGCTGCTATTCTTTCTGGCGTGGGACTATGTCTGCAGCCAGCTGATCGTAGCCCACGTCCTGGCCAGTCCGGAGGCGCAATCGCTTCCCGAATTCGGCCTGCGGCGCGGCACCATTCTCAACGAGGCTTACGCGCTTGCCACCGGTGACGCACAGCGGGTTCTGAACGAGGAATCGCGCGCACTGGCGGAGCCTTTCCGCGAAGCGATCTCGCGCTACAACCTTATCGGGATCGTAATCGGTCTGGTCATTGCCGGGGCCGGCGCGGCCTATGCATTTCTCCGCCTGAAACCGGATTTCACCGCCCGCACGCGGGTCGAGCGGCTGGTGCTCATCGCGCTGCTGCTGGCATCGCTGGTGGCCATCCTGACGACGCTCGGCATCTTCGTCACGCTGGTATTCGAGACGATCCGCTTTTTCGGCATGGTCTCCCCGCTTGATTTCCTGTTCGGGCTACAGTGGAATCCGGACCCGATGAGCAATGCCGCCAATCCGGACGGAGACCGCTACGGCGCGATACCGCTCTTCTGGGGAACGCTCTTCATCGGCGCCATCATCGCCATGATCGTCGCCATCCCGCTTGGCATGATGAGCGCGATCTACCTCACGCAATATGCCAACCCGAAGGTCCGGCAGTGGGTGAAACCCGCGCTGGAGATTCTCGCGGGTGTGCCGACCGTGGTTTACGGTTACTTCGCCGCGCTCACCATCGCTCCTGCCATCCGAGACTTCGCCATCACATTGGGCGCGACCAATCCGTCTTCGGAAAGCGCGCTGGCGGCAGGCCTCGTCATGGGCGTTATGATCATCCCCTTCGTATCCTCCATGGCTGACGATTCCATCGCCGCCGTGCCGCAAGCCATGCGTGACGGCTCGCTGGCGATGGGCGCGACCACCAACGAAACGATCAGGCGCGTGCTGGTGCCCGCCGCCCTGCCCGGCATCGTCGGCGGTGTGATGCTGGCGATCAGCCGAGCGATCGGGGAAACCATGATCGTGGTGATGGCGGCCTCGACGGCCGCCAATCTCAGCGCAAATCCGCTCGAATCCATGACGACGGTGACGGTGCAGATCGTTGCCTTGCTTACGGGCGAAGGCAGTTTCGATCACCCGGCGACGCTCGCCGCCTTCGCGCTCGGCTTCGTCCTGTTTCTGGTCACGCTTGCCCTGAATTTCATCGCCCTGCGCGTCGTGAAGAGGTTCCGCGAAGCTTATGAGTGA
- a CDS encoding substrate-binding domain-containing protein: MKKITLAAVALAATALTSGCGDNKVGGGDSRDSIHAVGSSTVFPFARRVSEIFSRENPDLPAPSIESTGSGGGIALFCAGVGPSTPDFVNASRRMKASEFATCQENGVEEIAEIQVGMDGIAIASAQGGIDMDLTPEIIYRALAANPYGEEQTAQNWSDVDPSLPNEPILVYGPPTTSGTRDAFNELIMLAGCESNEEFAATEEADEDAFERTCTEIRSDGKFVDQGEQDNLIVQKIAGNPNTVGVFGYSYLDENSDQVQGLTINGVEPTYDNIASFEYPGARPLYVYVKKAHIGIIPGLEEFLATWVANWGEGGSLSQIGLVTNRGEVMEAMTSATTELPNLTAEQLQ, translated from the coding sequence ATGAAGAAGATTACCCTTGCCGCCGTCGCGCTGGCCGCGACCGCTCTCACCTCCGGTTGCGGTGATAACAAGGTCGGTGGCGGCGACAGCCGCGATTCGATCCACGCCGTCGGCTCCTCCACCGTGTTTCCGTTCGCGCGCCGCGTTTCGGAAATCTTCTCGCGCGAGAATCCGGACCTGCCCGCGCCCAGCATCGAATCGACCGGCAGCGGCGGCGGCATCGCGCTGTTCTGCGCCGGCGTCGGCCCGAGCACGCCCGACTTCGTCAATGCCTCGCGCCGCATGAAGGCCAGCGAATTCGCCACCTGTCAGGAAAACGGCGTGGAAGAGATTGCCGAAATTCAGGTCGGCATGGACGGTATCGCCATCGCCTCCGCACAGGGCGGCATCGACATGGATCTGACGCCGGAGATCATCTACCGCGCGCTCGCCGCCAATCCCTATGGCGAAGAGCAGACGGCGCAGAACTGGAGCGATGTCGATCCTTCGCTGCCGAACGAGCCGATCCTCGTTTACGGACCGCCGACCACGTCGGGCACGCGTGATGCGTTCAACGAGCTGATCATGCTCGCCGGTTGCGAATCCAACGAAGAATTCGCTGCGACCGAAGAGGCCGATGAGGACGCGTTCGAGCGCACCTGCACCGAAATCCGCAGCGACGGAAAGTTCGTCGATCAGGGCGAGCAGGACAATCTCATCGTCCAGAAGATCGCCGGCAATCCGAATACGGTCGGCGTGTTCGGCTACTCGTACCTGGACGAGAATTCCGACCAGGTGCAGGGTCTTACCATCAACGGTGTCGAGCCGACCTACGACAACATCGCCAGCTTCGAATATCCCGGTGCGCGTCCGCTCTATGTCTACGTGAAGAAGGCGCATATCGGCATCATCCCCGGGCTCGAGGAATTCCTGGCCACATGGGTCGCGAACTGGGGAGAAGGCGGCTCGCTGTCGCAGATCGGCCTTGTGACAAATCGCGGCGAGGTTATGGAGGCCATGACTTCGGCCACGACCGAACTGCCGAATCTCACGGCCGAACAACTCCAGTAG
- the phoB gene encoding phosphate regulon transcriptional regulator PhoB translates to MSAPKLLLVEDDSALAELLEYRFESEGYDVRITADGEEAMVMAQEDAPDLVILDWMIEGVSGIEVCRRLRREKSTAHVPIIMLTAREAEDDRVRGLETGADDYVTKPFSPRELLARVSAVLRRVRPALAGETIEVGDMKLDPVAHRLERRGKEMQVGPTEYRLVKFFMEHPRRVFSRGQLLDAVWGTGSEIEERTVDVHIRRLRKAIALENVRDPIRTVRSAGYALEPV, encoded by the coding sequence ATGTCCGCACCCAAGCTGCTCCTCGTCGAGGACGATTCCGCACTTGCCGAGCTTCTCGAATATCGTTTCGAGAGCGAAGGATACGATGTGAGGATCACCGCTGACGGGGAAGAGGCGATGGTGATGGCGCAGGAAGACGCGCCCGATCTCGTCATTCTCGACTGGATGATCGAAGGCGTGAGCGGCATCGAGGTGTGCCGCCGCCTTCGCCGCGAAAAATCGACCGCGCATGTGCCGATCATCATGCTCACCGCGCGCGAGGCCGAGGACGACCGGGTACGCGGGCTTGAAACCGGCGCGGACGACTATGTCACCAAGCCCTTCTCGCCGCGCGAACTGCTTGCCCGCGTTTCCGCCGTTCTGCGCCGCGTGCGCCCTGCCCTTGCCGGCGAGACCATCGAAGTCGGCGATATGAAGCTTGATCCCGTGGCGCACCGCCTGGAGCGGCGCGGCAAGGAAATGCAGGTCGGCCCTACCGAGTATCGCCTCGTCAAATTCTTCATGGAACATCCCCGGCGCGTATTTTCGCGTGGACAATTGCTCGATGCGGTCTGGGGCACGGGTAGCGAGATCGAGGAGCGGACGGTCGACGTGCATATCCGCCGCCTGCGAAAGGCCATAGCGTTAGAGAATGTGCGCGACCCGATCCGCACCGTGCGATCCGCAGGTTACGCGCTGGAGCCGGTCTAA
- a CDS encoding OprO/OprP family phosphate-selective porin: MRNIYGLPLAALAFAAAPAHAQSDSQDTEVAALRAHVAQLTAQLAEVTDRLDEMESETVGAVPASQTAQSFPAVTAEAPTQVSMGAAPEVESEDGFSFKPFGRLMLDAGLTALPDGLGLDDGFGAEARRARLGVQGDIPGGFSYKMEVDFAGNEVDITDALIEYGAGDIDITVGQFNNFQSMEELTSSRFTSFIERAAFTDAFGFSRRLGVAVEYGGDAVLLQGGVFHDNLGDLPGSDRVSVDGRAVYYPEVGDTQLHFGGSLHFADIGEDESVRYRQRPLVHFTSERLVNTGSFDAESELGAGIELAAIRGPLHFAAEGYRQEVGRGDGFDDATFFGGYVEAGVFLTPGDSRGYSGGRFNRTRPANPVGEGGIGAIQLNVRYDYLDLIDGPIVGGTQNGYLASLIWTSTDYTRFQINYGRLEYDDAPDALPSGETDYSADVVGLRAEFDF; this comes from the coding sequence ATGCGTAATATCTATGGATTGCCGCTTGCGGCGCTCGCTTTTGCCGCAGCTCCCGCTCACGCGCAGAGCGATTCGCAGGATACGGAAGTCGCCGCCCTACGCGCGCACGTGGCTCAGCTCACCGCGCAGCTTGCCGAGGTCACGGACAGGCTGGACGAAATGGAGAGCGAAACGGTCGGCGCCGTTCCCGCCTCGCAGACCGCCCAGAGTTTCCCTGCCGTGACGGCCGAAGCGCCGACACAGGTCAGCATGGGCGCCGCGCCCGAAGTCGAAAGCGAAGACGGCTTCAGCTTCAAGCCGTTCGGTCGCCTGATGCTCGATGCCGGCTTGACCGCCCTGCCCGATGGCTTGGGCTTGGATGATGGCTTCGGCGCCGAGGCCCGCCGCGCCCGGCTCGGCGTGCAGGGCGATATTCCTGGCGGCTTCTCCTACAAAATGGAGGTGGATTTCGCTGGGAATGAAGTCGACATCACCGACGCGCTGATCGAATATGGCGCGGGCGACATCGACATCACCGTCGGCCAGTTCAACAATTTCCAGTCGATGGAAGAATTGACCAGCAGCCGCTTCACCTCCTTCATCGAGCGCGCCGCGTTCACCGATGCCTTCGGCTTCAGCCGTCGCCTCGGTGTTGCCGTCGAATATGGCGGAGACGCCGTGCTACTGCAGGGCGGCGTTTTCCACGACAATCTCGGCGATCTTCCCGGCAGCGACCGCGTGAGCGTCGACGGCCGTGCGGTCTATTACCCTGAAGTCGGCGATACCCAATTGCACTTCGGCGGCTCCCTCCACTTCGCCGATATAGGAGAGGACGAGAGCGTCCGTTATCGCCAGCGTCCGCTGGTCCACTTCACATCGGAACGGCTGGTCAACACCGGCAGCTTCGACGCCGAAAGCGAACTCGGTGCCGGCATCGAACTTGCCGCCATTCGCGGGCCCCTGCACTTCGCCGCCGAAGGCTACCGCCAGGAGGTCGGCCGCGGTGACGGCTTCGATGACGCGACCTTCTTCGGCGGATACGTCGAGGCAGGCGTGTTCCTCACTCCGGGCGACAGTCGCGGTTACAGCGGCGGTCGCTTCAATCGCACACGCCCCGCCAATCCGGTGGGCGAAGGCGGCATCGGCGCGATCCAGCTCAATGTCCGCTACGATTATCTTGATCTTATCGATGGTCCGATCGTCGGCGGCACGCAGAATGGCTATCTCGCATCGCTCATCTGGACGAGCACGGACTACACGCGTTTCCAGATCAATTACGGCCGCCTGGAATATGACGACGCGCCGGACGCCCTGCCTTCCGGCGAGACCGATTACAGCGCCGATGTCGTAGGCCTGCGCGCCGAATTCGATTTCTGA
- a CDS encoding UdgX family uracil-DNA binding protein (This protein belongs to the uracil DNA glycosylase superfamily, members of which act in excision repair of DNA. However, it belongs more specifically to UdgX branch, whose founding member was found to bind uracil in DNA (where it does not belong), without cleaving it, appears to promote DNA repair by a pathway involving RecA, rather than base excision.), whose amino-acid sequence MPQQQTDRTARYVVEMPEPDDFAFWRNRARALVQCGVPPERVSWNEPGGNASLLSTGGADPPRPVKDAPQVRVSKRFFSLAKTAIHHSDPQRFALLYDLLWRLQDNPRLMEDKADTQVRRLEELDKNVRRDAHKMHAFVRFRVVEEDGPDGEKAEHYVAWFEPDHHIVRREAGFFVRRFANMNWSILTPRGSIHWDGDTLREGPPAQKSDAPSGDPAEDLWRKYYASIFNPARLKIGAMLSEMPRKYWKNMPEAELIPELIAGAQKRESEMVAAGELEFEERPETLAAIETAIHGCRKCPIGDLDNQAVMGEGPRDADLMIVGEQPGDQEDQAGRPFVGPAGQVLDAGLEAAGIARDGAYVTNTVKHFKYVQRGKRRIHQSPTAKEIDTCRWWQEAEREIVKPKLVLALGASAARGLLGKTVSISKARGEPIPLDDGSELWVTAHPSYLLRLDGEAKAEQERLFAADLAAVRERLAELAA is encoded by the coding sequence ATGCCGCAACAACAAACTGACCGCACGGCGCGCTATGTCGTCGAAATGCCCGAGCCGGACGATTTCGCCTTTTGGCGCAATCGGGCGCGGGCGTTGGTGCAGTGCGGCGTCCCGCCGGAGCGGGTGAGCTGGAATGAGCCGGGCGGTAATGCTTCCCTCCTGAGCACGGGCGGGGCGGACCCGCCGAGACCTGTAAAGGATGCGCCGCAGGTCCGGGTCAGCAAACGCTTTTTCTCGCTCGCCAAGACCGCCATCCATCACAGCGATCCGCAGCGCTTCGCCTTGCTCTACGATCTGCTCTGGCGCCTGCAGGATAATCCGCGGTTGATGGAGGACAAGGCCGACACACAAGTCCGCAGGCTGGAGGAGCTCGACAAGAACGTCCGCCGCGATGCGCACAAGATGCACGCCTTCGTGCGCTTTCGCGTGGTGGAGGAAGACGGGCCCGATGGCGAAAAGGCCGAGCACTATGTCGCCTGGTTCGAGCCCGACCATCACATCGTGCGGCGCGAAGCCGGATTTTTCGTACGCCGTTTCGCCAATATGAACTGGTCCATCCTGACGCCGCGCGGGTCGATCCACTGGGACGGCGATACGCTGCGCGAAGGGCCGCCCGCGCAGAAATCCGATGCGCCCAGCGGCGATCCGGCCGAAGATCTCTGGCGCAAATATTATGCATCCATCTTCAATCCCGCGCGTTTGAAGATCGGGGCGATGCTGAGCGAAATGCCCCGCAAATACTGGAAGAATATGCCCGAGGCGGAGCTCATCCCCGAGCTGATTGCGGGCGCGCAGAAGCGGGAGTCGGAAATGGTTGCGGCAGGAGAACTGGAATTCGAGGAACGGCCTGAGACGCTCGCCGCCATCGAGACGGCTATTCATGGCTGCCGCAAATGCCCGATCGGCGATCTCGACAACCAGGCGGTGATGGGCGAGGGGCCGCGCGATGCCGACCTGATGATCGTGGGCGAACAGCCGGGCGATCAGGAGGATCAGGCCGGTCGTCCCTTCGTCGGTCCGGCCGGACAGGTGCTCGATGCCGGGCTGGAAGCGGCGGGGATTGCGCGCGACGGCGCCTATGTCACCAACACCGTCAAGCATTTCAAATATGTGCAGCGCGGAAAGCGGCGCATCCACCAGTCGCCCACCGCGAAAGAGATCGACACCTGTCGCTGGTGGCAGGAGGCCGAGCGCGAGATCGTTAAGCCGAAACTGGTGCTGGCGCTGGGCGCGAGCGCGGCGCGCGGTCTGCTCGGCAAGACAGTGAGCATTTCGAAGGCGCGCGGCGAGCCGATTCCGCTCGACGACGGAAGCGAGCTGTGGGTCACGGCTCACCCGTCTTATCTGCTACGCCTCGATGGCGAGGCCAAGGCCGAGCAGGAGCGATTGTTCGCAGCCGATTTGGCTGCGGTCAGGGAGCGACTGGCGGAACTGGCCGCGTGA